Genomic window (Musa acuminata AAA Group cultivar baxijiao chromosome BXJ1-9, Cavendish_Baxijiao_AAA, whole genome shotgun sequence):
AGGACTCAATTATCAAAAGAAAACGTGATTTATCATCAAGAAGAACTTGCAAGTTGCAAGACACAGTCAAGTCCCTTGACTTCACCCAACACAAGCACAATTGATTCAAACGCCATGTGAGGAACTCGGAAGACGACCAATTTTGTCTTTGGCTTACCCTTGGCCAATGAGAACACTGCTTTTAATCAAAAAGCCTCTTGAATAGAGCGTTGAAACAACAGTTTTCTTCCACCCAAGCCTCCAAATTAGACTGCATAAAGAGCGCAGTCCGAACAAACGCATTTCTTGAGGCCAACTGTGGTGGATGATGCTGCAAGTAATAAGCCCACTAGCTTTCATTTCCAGTCTGGTCTTCACACACACCTGCATTAAAAGGCATCAATAGAAGCTTGGAATACAACCATTCTTCCCCGGAAAGGTGACAAATACTGGCCAACTACACCAATAAAGGTTGTCCAAGAAAAGCATCTTAAATGAAGGCACTAGTCATAAGAAAAAACCAGATGTATTAAGCATTTTTATGTGAAAACAACTGCTAAAATTTACGATACTAAATAATTAAAACACTAAATAACATTTGTGAGCAGCTTCCTCTGAATCTACTTATGAGATGGAACAGAATAGTAAGCGGTAGCTGTTAGTCAACGACAGGCATATTAAGAATTGAAAGTTCTCGCTATGCAAATCCAAAAATAGTTTCTAATATTTTGCATGATAAGCCATTAAAAGTGACCACCGGGAAGCCGTGGGAAGCAACTTACTTGATTGCTTCGTGACAAACACAATCACTGCTAGATCATGAATCCATGAATCTTCATGAGATGTCAAAGAACAGAAGCAATAATTGCATCAAACATCATGAGGAAGCAAATGAAACCATGAAACTCACATTCCATACAATTATGTTAATTTCCTGAAATGTAATAGATGATGTGGATGCACTAAACTGAGAGTTAAGCATCAAAAGTTGCAAGGATATTCTTGTTTGAAAAATGAGAATAAGAAACCTGCATTTTCTTGAAAAAAGTAACCGGTGATCCCTTAAAATGCTATAGTTCTCATCACCTGGAGCGATTAAATCTCTTGAGAGAATCTACATGAACTCTTCTGATAATAACGCTATTAAGCTTCTGCTCCAAACATCTAGTTCGTAAGTTACGGATAATCTAAAGCTATATTTAGATAGAACCTACACAAGTAGGTTGGATAATTACAATGTATATAAGCAAATATTAACAGAATTAGCTTTGAAGATTTTGTTTCATACATGACTTAATAAGCTCCCAACAACACAACTATGAAGTTATCCACCAACTATGAAATATgcaatcaaatagatagaaaattaGTTCAGAAAGGTTTTACTTTTAGGTATCCAATTTACAATGTATGAGATTAATAAGCTACACAAAACCTAAATCATCCATcaaaaattctattttcttccacaGAATAAATGGTTCAAATCCTGATAAACGGTGGTTCAGCATAAATGAAAGATAATTAGCATGGAGATCATTTAAAAGGTAAACATATATGGCAGTAATACAAAATTCAACCCGAGAATGGTGTTGTTTCGTTTTTTTCCAAGTGCTAAGATCAAACAGAACTACTGCATCTGAAAATAATCTTTTGGGTGAACAGATTAAGCCTGTATTCAAACGGTTTAACTACCGAGATCAGTAAGTCTCAACACTACAAAACAGATCAAGAATGGGTTCAATTGAAGATGTAAAAGGACAACAATTGGAAAGGCGAAAGCTTTATACCCTATATCTTGATGATCTTGGCAGCTTTGACCACAGGATTAGCCTTAGCAATCTCCTCCCTCCCCAACGCCTTGTAATCGAATGAGCAATCATGAGTGTCGGAATACCGGTGGCGACCGCAGAAGAGATCCCCGCATCGGCACCGGAATCCGGTCAGCCCCACCTTTCTCCCGCAAGTGGAGCACCCGTTGATGAATTTTACCTGCGGTTTGGATTCCTCCTCAGGCTTCGACTCCTTGTCGGTCTTGGGCGTGGTAGATGCCGCGACGGCGGTCTCCGTAGCCGTAGTCTCCGCTCTCGGGTTCGGTGATTGCTCGCAAGGTTTCAAGAACAGAGACGGGGGTAACGGGGACGATGATGGAGGAGCGGGGGTCGACGGGGAAGGGGAGGAAGGTTTGAGGATTTCGGCTTCGTCTTTGTCAAGATTACAACTTTCTCGAGCCATTTGATGCACTGGAACAGATGCGAACACAAGCAGATCGAGGATATTGGAGCCGAACAGGATTAAGAACTACGAATAAGTTTCAAGGATCGATTAAAGAGGGATATCTGAAGTCTCCAATCGACGTGATGGATGAAAAAAAGAGGTTTTCAGGACGGATtcataagaaataaaataaaattcgatCTCAAGCCTCAAAAAGGGACGAATTTTCCAACAAAAAAAGCGCAAAAAATCAGTAGTCAGGAGGGACTAAATCTGCAGCGGATCGATCAGGATGTAAGCTTCGTTGAACGCGAAATCGAATCGGAGACAGGATGAGGCTGTCAGAGATTTTTCCCCATGCTTCCTAGGAATCAAGTTCGAAGGGCAGCGACAACCGAGAAGATGATCAGAAAGAGGGGAACCCTGATCGATCCGATCGAGGAAGTGGCGAAAGAATCGGTGGAAATAGGGGAAGATGAAGGAAAAGTAAAGGTGGGAACTTCGGAGGCGGTGGAGGAAAAGGACGAATAAATGGGAATACATCCGTCGCAATACAAATGATAAGGCGATTAAAATAAAGCAAAATGGTCGAAATAATCTTCGTGTCCAAGCGAAATTCCACGCTgtaatattcttttcttttgccGCAACACATTTCATTCAActtaaattagattaaaaatatttattaattaatttttgaaAAAGACTTTCACAATATCCCGATTCAACTCAGAACGGATCGAGTCTGAGCGACCGACTGATTCAACTCAGATCGGGTCGAGTCTGAGTCGAGCTGATTTGTCCTCCGATACGATTGAACCACATGGCTCAACCTTCAACACAAACCACCACCCCAACCCAACCCCACGCGCACCCGTGCTCTAAACGCAGCCTCTCTTTCTCCCCAACGACTGCGGCAGTGCGGGTTAGCCTCGGTGCACGGTGACTGATTTCGTCTCCATCGGCGAACGGCGGCAGCTTCTTCCCCTCCCGTCATCTCTCTCTCTGCCTCTCGTCCTCCTCCTTCGCCGTCGCAAACTCCCTTCTCCGCCCTCCTTCCTCTTCCACTCCGTCGTCACAGCTCCGTCTTGACCGGAATCCGGTCAGCCCAGCGCCTTTGACCACACTGGGCAG
Coding sequences:
- the LOC103996741 gene encoding zinc finger AN1 domain-containing stress-associated protein 15, with protein sequence MARESCNLDKDEAEILKPSSPSPSTPAPPSSSPLPPSLFLKPCEQSPNPRAETTATETAVAASTTPKTDKESKPEEESKPQVKFINGCSTCGRKVGLTGFRCRCGDLFCGRHRYSDTHDCSFDYKALGREEIAKANPVVKAAKIIKI